The following coding sequences lie in one Chlamydiales bacterium genomic window:
- the murJ gene encoding murein biosynthesis integral membrane protein MurJ: MKEDSSESVLRAVKYFFSGTMLSRCSGMGRDMMMAFVFGSHPALAAFLMSFRFSNLLRRVLGEGAMQSAFVPEFESLRAESTKRAATFFRDLSASLTALLFLITLVVESILWLTLEYGDLKQDNAEILKFTALMFPGIVFICLYGLNTSLLQCENRFFLPSVAPVAFNVIWMGSAFLLKDQDYIVAMSTLSLCLVIAYFFQWALTLPYSWKFIREALGKQIFTSIKLLSVDVRRLLGPLLLGVIGVSATQVNSSLDPIFARSADLEGPAYLWYAIRIQQLPLALLGVAFSGALLPSLSRALKALDKEKYNMLLLLGLKRIVSLMVPITFAFLVLGSASVTLLFGRGDFSDKAIQETTYCLWGYCIGLVPMTIVLLFATAFFAQSNFKKSAKASFFSMVINASLNALFIFGFGFSSVSVAVATSLAAYFNCFFMSSVIEKGNGWLTELGRCIGKVGIASMIASIVTLFVGILLKDRTLSIIISSITPNFERHFSWQLASLVIQGVSFFVVFVIISFFISAEDIVAMLTLRKKKELV; encoded by the coding sequence ATGAAGGAAGACTCTTCTGAGTCAGTTCTAAGGGCTGTTAAGTATTTCTTTTCTGGTACGATGCTAAGTAGATGTTCTGGTATGGGAAGAGATATGATGATGGCATTTGTGTTTGGAAGTCATCCAGCGCTTGCTGCATTTTTGATGTCATTTCGTTTTTCTAACCTCTTAAGACGCGTTCTTGGAGAAGGTGCAATGCAGTCGGCATTTGTTCCTGAGTTTGAATCTTTGCGTGCTGAAAGCACAAAGCGCGCAGCTACTTTCTTTAGAGATTTGAGCGCTTCTCTAACAGCTCTTTTATTTTTGATTACATTAGTAGTAGAATCTATTTTATGGCTTACTTTGGAATATGGTGATCTAAAGCAAGACAATGCAGAGATTTTGAAGTTCACAGCCCTCATGTTTCCAGGAATTGTCTTTATCTGTCTTTATGGGCTGAATACCTCTCTTCTTCAGTGTGAAAATCGATTTTTTCTTCCAAGTGTTGCACCCGTTGCCTTTAATGTAATTTGGATGGGGTCGGCCTTTCTACTTAAAGATCAAGACTACATAGTGGCAATGAGTACGCTTTCACTCTGCTTAGTGATTGCTTATTTTTTTCAATGGGCACTTACCTTGCCCTATAGCTGGAAGTTTATTCGAGAAGCGCTTGGAAAACAGATTTTTACATCTATAAAGTTGCTTTCAGTGGATGTTCGCAGGCTTTTAGGACCACTTCTTTTGGGTGTTATAGGTGTGAGTGCAACGCAGGTGAACAGCAGCTTAGATCCTATATTTGCAAGAAGTGCAGACTTAGAAGGACCTGCATATCTTTGGTATGCCATTCGTATTCAACAGCTTCCTCTTGCACTTTTGGGTGTTGCATTTTCAGGAGCTCTTTTGCCTTCTCTTTCTAGGGCATTAAAAGCTCTAGATAAGGAAAAGTATAATATGCTTCTACTTTTAGGTCTAAAACGTATTGTAAGCCTTATGGTTCCTATTACATTTGCATTTTTAGTGCTCGGAAGTGCAAGTGTGACCCTTTTATTTGGAAGGGGAGATTTTTCTGATAAAGCCATCCAAGAGACTACTTATTGTTTGTGGGGCTATTGTATAGGTCTTGTTCCGATGACCATTGTTTTACTTTTTGCAACAGCTTTTTTTGCACAGAGTAACTTTAAAAAATCTGCAAAAGCCTCTTTCTTTTCCATGGTAATCAATGCAAGTCTAAACGCCCTTTTTATTTTTGGTTTTGGCTTTTCATCAGTAAGCGTAGCTGTTGCTACGAGTCTTGCAGCCTACTTTAACTGTTTTTTTATGTCTTCAGTCATCGAAAAGGGAAATGGTTGGCTTACAGAGCTTGGTAGATGCATTGGCAAAGTAGGTATTGCTAGTATGATCGCATCTATTGTAACATTGTTTGTTGGTATATTGCTGAAAGATAGGACACTGTCAATAATTATTTCTTCTATAACACCTAATTTTGAGCGGCATTTTTCTTGGCAACTAGCCTCTCTTGTTATACAGGGGGTATCTTTTTTTGTTGTTTTTGTAATCATCTCCTTCTTTATATCTGCAGAAGATATTGTCGCAATGCTCACCCTAAGAAAGAAAAAAGAGCTGGTTTGA
- a CDS encoding protein kinase, with product MSAVVCNFLEPLSSLACVRGSFTKDPNEESPIASHLTLSCFQSVENKISVRFITSEEASDTLELYEGVSYNPQMREVPLRVVTEESGELHIVLAKIKDIAKCFNIEQSDAYKACIEGNLMQFKEQDVQMRSVGSKKAKTFESIVKAAPNSYPFFPDEIKAISACIETNFEELHVAASKEDGKPGYQRASESLPRAVEVSKEGDVLVHFNKLRLGDRLLGEGTYKTVRTAISCDLGKVVSIAVAKADNPDLRESIGREYVILKELEGTRGIASALSLNFICGKENQEKAFLKQPCYEMGSLNNPEAYSEVDRLKITLDLLYGLKKCKANGIIHRDIKPGNVLIGISNEDAITGEREYSAHLSDFGSYCRKDEIDRLKEVLVGTPAFFSPEYIEEVSRCRRRNLEMPLREFSDDMWALGCTLYKLCFNYSPPWFPQTRVTSWKQVRTMVKNMLQLIPPDVPVEECPLVYMICDLLAVFKDKRLTDPGVIIAKYERLFLERIEFLEKNRSHREYCHIS from the coding sequence ATGAGCGCTGTTGTATGTAATTTTTTAGAACCACTCTCTTCTCTTGCTTGCGTAAGGGGTTCATTTACTAAAGATCCAAATGAAGAAAGCCCTATCGCTTCGCATTTGACTCTATCTTGTTTCCAATCCGTAGAAAACAAGATTTCTGTAAGATTTATTACTTCAGAAGAAGCATCTGATACTTTAGAGCTGTATGAAGGAGTTTCCTATAATCCTCAGATGCGTGAAGTACCCTTGCGTGTGGTTACTGAGGAGAGTGGTGAATTACATATTGTTCTTGCAAAAATTAAAGATATAGCAAAATGCTTTAATATTGAGCAAAGCGACGCTTATAAGGCTTGTATAGAAGGCAATTTAATGCAATTTAAAGAGCAGGATGTTCAGATGCGCTCTGTTGGCTCAAAAAAAGCAAAAACTTTTGAGAGCATTGTAAAAGCAGCTCCTAATAGTTATCCCTTTTTCCCTGATGAAATTAAAGCAATTTCTGCTTGCATTGAGACAAATTTCGAGGAATTGCATGTGGCGGCCAGCAAAGAAGATGGAAAACCTGGTTATCAGAGGGCTTCTGAGTCCCTTCCAAGGGCTGTTGAAGTTTCAAAGGAAGGTGATGTGCTTGTGCACTTCAATAAGCTGAGGCTAGGTGACCGTTTACTTGGTGAGGGAACATATAAAACAGTTCGTACAGCCATAAGCTGTGATTTAGGAAAAGTAGTTAGTATAGCTGTAGCTAAAGCGGATAATCCCGATTTAAGAGAGAGCATTGGAAGAGAATATGTGATCTTAAAAGAATTAGAAGGAACAAGGGGTATTGCAAGTGCATTGAGCTTGAATTTTATTTGTGGTAAAGAAAATCAAGAAAAGGCCTTTCTAAAGCAACCTTGTTATGAAATGGGTTCTTTAAATAATCCTGAAGCATATTCAGAAGTAGATCGATTGAAGATAACGCTTGATTTGCTTTATGGGCTTAAAAAGTGTAAAGCAAATGGAATTATCCACAGAGATATTAAGCCGGGTAATGTGCTTATTGGTATTTCTAATGAAGATGCAATTACAGGTGAAAGAGAATATTCAGCTCACTTAAGTGATTTTGGTTCTTATTGTAGAAAAGATGAAATAGATCGTTTAAAAGAAGTGTTGGTTGGAACACCTGCGTTTTTCTCTCCTGAATACATTGAGGAAGTTTCCAGATGCCGTAGAAGGAATTTAGAGATGCCTTTAAGAGAATTTTCTGATGATATGTGGGCCTTGGGTTGCACTTTATATAAACTGTGTTTTAATTATAGTCCTCCTTGGTTTCCACAAACACGAGTGACTTCATGGAAGCAGGTAAGAACAATGGTGAAGAATATGTTACAACTTATACCCCCAGATGTTCCAGTGGAAGAATGTCCTTTGGTGTATATGATTTGTGATTTATTAGCAGTGTTTAAGGATAAGCGTCTTACAGATCCAGGAGTCATTATTGCAAAATATGAAAGGCTTTTCCTTGAAAGAATTGAATTTTTAGAAAAAAATAGGAGCCATCGTGAGTACTGTCACATCTCATAG
- the rpsD gene encoding 30S ribosomal protein S4: MARYTGPKNRIARRFGVNIFGRDRNPLIHKQNPPGVHGARRKKKSDFGLQLEEKQKLRAVYGMISQKQLVTYYHKAIKKQENTAECLLAMLECRLDNIVYRLKFAGTIFAAHQLVAHGHVLVNGKKVDIRSFQVRPGMVVSLKEKSKEIGAVKKAQESVREIPEYLSLEANGAGKLLSLPSPEQISHPLPLNIPLICEFLAHTN, from the coding sequence ATGGCTCGATATACAGGTCCTAAAAACCGTATTGCACGTCGTTTTGGCGTCAACATCTTCGGACGCGACCGCAATCCACTTATCCACAAACAAAATCCTCCAGGCGTACATGGCGCTCGCCGTAAAAAGAAGTCCGATTTCGGCCTTCAACTTGAGGAAAAACAAAAGCTCAGGGCTGTCTATGGCATGATTAGTCAAAAACAACTGGTAACTTATTATCACAAAGCTATCAAAAAGCAAGAAAATACAGCTGAGTGTCTTCTTGCTATGCTTGAATGCAGATTAGACAATATCGTTTACAGACTCAAGTTTGCCGGAACTATTTTTGCAGCTCACCAACTAGTTGCGCATGGACATGTGCTCGTCAATGGAAAAAAAGTAGATATTCGCTCTTTCCAAGTACGTCCTGGCATGGTTGTTTCATTAAAAGAGAAATCAAAAGAGATCGGAGCTGTAAAAAAAGCTCAAGAAAGTGTACGAGAAATTCCTGAATATTTGTCCTTAGAGGCAAACGGCGCCGGAAAGCTCCTTTCGCTTCCAAGCCCAGAGCAAATCTCTCATCCGCTTCCTTTAAATATACCTCTTATTTGCGAGTTTTTAGCTCACACTAACTAA
- a CDS encoding OmcB family cysteine-rich outer membrane protein yields the protein MQRPRKLLSSLALFTVTAVAGLIISGCCRNSCYDSCYPAPCAPTCAPVCAPNCAPQNGWAPSGYQNNSYRLDYNSKLQFGQQQYYNNSNQGGYYQNNNAPAYAPSTPVGNCGAGSCSVPTPVCAPAPVCAPVCAPAPVCAPVCAPAPVCAPVCAPTPDCPNTVTINTDLIRITKKFPPKVDLNQEFMVEMTATALDNASNVVITETVPASLSFVRSEPGATAGADHLVWNIDAIKKGQTQTIKIFFKPTACGEVCGCTTVTAVPFICAPVFVGCPCITCKKTGPTRVNCNEPIDFMITVTNTGTAVAKNVLVTENLPPEVEHASGQRVLKFPLGDLCPGETKQICVRVKALTRCIRVCNQITTTSSNCEGSGCECCLDICQNIVSIRKTGPCEQYICKNADYQIVIKNEGDNVLHNVVVTDYAPAGTSIVMAPGANVSCNNATWCVPCLGPNEEKVFNLKLTSTVCGTYCNKASVRASDGCGADTQICTIWKGCGGICTNVCGCEGSICLGNFDTYKITVRNQSVVADKNVAIVATFSPELQPVSANGSTACTVSGQTVTFKPIPSLGPKQVAEYTVKVKGVAAGDGRVKVSTMSDFLTRPLVDEESTQVY from the coding sequence ATGCAAAGACCCCGAAAATTGTTATCATCCCTAGCCTTGTTTACTGTAACAGCAGTAGCTGGGCTTATTATCTCTGGATGCTGCCGCAATAGCTGTTATGACAGCTGTTACCCAGCACCTTGTGCACCAACATGTGCTCCTGTGTGCGCACCTAATTGTGCACCACAGAACGGCTGGGCCCCATCAGGGTATCAGAACAATAGCTATCGCTTAGATTACAATTCTAAGTTACAATTTGGCCAACAACAGTATTATAATAATAGCAACCAAGGTGGCTATTATCAAAATAACAACGCACCAGCGTATGCTCCAAGCACACCTGTAGGAAACTGTGGAGCAGGAAGCTGTTCTGTACCTACTCCAGTATGTGCACCAGCACCTGTTTGCGCCCCTGTTTGTGCACCAGCACCTGTATGCGCACCTGTTTGTGCACCAGCACCTGTTTGTGCACCTGTTTGCGCACCAACACCAGATTGTCCTAATACAGTAACAATCAACACAGACCTTATTCGCATTACAAAAAAATTCCCTCCAAAAGTTGACCTCAACCAAGAATTTATGGTTGAAATGACAGCAACTGCTTTGGATAATGCGTCTAATGTTGTGATCACAGAAACAGTTCCAGCAAGCTTGTCATTTGTTCGCAGTGAACCTGGAGCAACTGCAGGTGCTGATCACCTAGTATGGAACATTGATGCAATTAAAAAAGGCCAAACACAAACAATTAAAATTTTCTTCAAGCCAACAGCTTGCGGTGAAGTTTGTGGATGCACAACTGTTACAGCAGTGCCTTTCATTTGCGCACCTGTTTTTGTTGGATGCCCATGCATCACATGTAAAAAAACAGGACCTACAAGAGTTAATTGCAATGAGCCAATTGATTTCATGATCACTGTTACAAACACAGGTACAGCTGTTGCTAAGAATGTTCTTGTAACAGAAAACCTTCCACCAGAAGTAGAGCATGCAAGCGGACAGAGAGTTCTCAAGTTCCCACTTGGCGATCTTTGCCCAGGCGAAACAAAGCAAATTTGTGTACGTGTAAAAGCTTTAACACGCTGCATTCGCGTATGCAACCAAATCACAACAACATCTTCTAACTGCGAAGGCAGTGGTTGTGAGTGCTGCTTAGACATTTGTCAAAACATCGTTTCTATCAGAAAAACTGGTCCTTGCGAACAGTATATCTGCAAAAATGCTGATTACCAAATCGTCATTAAAAACGAGGGTGACAACGTTCTACATAACGTAGTTGTAACAGACTATGCACCTGCTGGAACATCTATTGTGATGGCTCCTGGTGCTAATGTTTCTTGCAACAACGCAACATGGTGTGTACCTTGCTTAGGTCCAAATGAAGAAAAAGTATTCAACCTAAAACTTACTTCTACTGTATGTGGAACTTATTGCAACAAAGCATCTGTTCGTGCATCTGATGGATGCGGTGCAGACACACAAATTTGCACTATATGGAAAGGTTGCGGCGGTATCTGCACAAATGTATGTGGCTGCGAAGGATCTATTTGCCTTGGCAACTTTGACACATACAAAATTACTGTAAGAAACCAAAGCGTTGTAGCTGACAAAAACGTTGCAATCGTTGCAACATTCAGCCCAGAACTTCAACCAGTTAGCGCAAATGGCTCTACTGCTTGCACAGTTTCTGGACAAACAGTTACATTCAAACCAATTCCTTCTCTTGGACCAAAACAAGTAGCTGAATATACAGTTAAAGTTAAAGGTGTAGCAGCTGGAGATGGACGTGTAAAAGTTTCTACAATGTCAGACTTCTTGACAAGACCACTTGTTGATGAAGAAAGCACACAAGTGTACTAG
- a CDS encoding protein kinase, protein MSTVTSHSFVTLDLEYSPSLEKAKGFQRAAKICYPSLSLFDVADIYHYIKTNYEALLAEAYESLDGFVYKGASANKLPRAIEVLRDGDVRVHFNKKRLGDYTFCPGTFKYKVRTAVSCNLEEMIVVGISKADTLKLRADIEREYGVLKELEGVRGVASALSLNFIGGKKGCEKAFLEQPYYRLGALDEKNEEGLEYDYLEKDQLRITLDVLYGLKGCKAREILHLDVKRDNIFVDITRDANTGKEECSGYLGDFGLSCRSSNHERLQVASGTPIYFSPEYAKSFERGSSPFLRSVSEDMWALGCALFEMYYAKHPHWILRNESGDEKKAIRKQMRAIINLQQGEIVTITPEHMKKSPLQCLIQEMLMVSKEERLSDPEVAIAKYEEFILQRIQDLEQAE, encoded by the coding sequence GTGAGTACTGTCACATCTCATAGTTTTGTAACATTAGATTTGGAATACTCTCCAAGTCTTGAAAAAGCAAAAGGTTTTCAGAGGGCTGCAAAGATATGCTACCCAAGTCTTTCCCTATTTGATGTTGCAGATATTTATCATTACATCAAAACAAACTATGAGGCACTGCTAGCTGAGGCATATGAGAGTCTTGATGGATTTGTCTATAAAGGGGCCTCTGCAAATAAGCTTCCAAGGGCTATTGAAGTATTGAGAGATGGCGATGTTCGGGTACATTTTAATAAGAAGAGGCTTGGAGATTATACGTTTTGCCCAGGGACTTTTAAATACAAGGTTCGCACCGCCGTAAGTTGTAATTTAGAGGAAATGATTGTTGTAGGTATTTCTAAAGCAGATACGCTCAAATTGAGAGCGGATATTGAAAGAGAGTATGGGGTTTTAAAGGAGCTAGAAGGCGTAAGGGGGGTTGCAAGTGCTTTAAGCTTAAACTTTATAGGAGGCAAAAAAGGATGCGAAAAAGCTTTTTTAGAGCAACCTTATTATAGGCTTGGCGCTTTAGATGAAAAAAACGAAGAGGGATTAGAATATGACTATTTGGAAAAAGATCAGTTAAGAATTACGCTAGACGTGCTTTATGGGCTCAAAGGATGTAAAGCAAGAGAGATCCTTCATTTAGATGTTAAGCGAGATAATATTTTTGTTGACATTACCCGTGATGCAAATACAGGCAAAGAAGAATGCTCTGGATATCTTGGTGATTTTGGCCTATCTTGCAGAAGTAGCAATCATGAGCGTCTACAAGTAGCTAGTGGAACACCTATATACTTTTCTCCAGAATATGCTAAGAGCTTTGAAAGAGGATCAAGTCCTTTTTTAAGAAGCGTTTCTGAGGATATGTGGGCTCTTGGTTGTGCACTATTTGAGATGTATTATGCAAAACATCCCCATTGGATTTTGCGGAATGAATCTGGAGATGAGAAAAAGGCTATTAGAAAGCAGATGCGAGCAATAATAAATTTGCAACAAGGAGAGATTGTTACGATTACTCCAGAGCATATGAAAAAGAGTCCTTTACAATGTCTGATTCAGGAGATGTTGATGGTTTCAAAAGAGGAGCGCCTTAGCGATCCAGAAGTAGCTATTGCAAAATATGAGGAGTTTATCCTTCAAAGAATTCAGGATTTAGAGCAAGCGGAGTAA
- a CDS encoding DEAD/DEAH box helicase, translated as MMYCIGKQQPLSFEYLTIQIILPGKKKNLYFPALIEMVDANEKELIKALAKEEMRYARSCGRVESSETIVLNTIRIERSKVVSLLKELAASGKLYFEEKKLYCNFFSPVEFFYEGKNNVHAQFEISGHLSLENEVMPIIACDLIFLGPPHWFIFKNTLRFIKGEMAPRWISQVIKGPCTLDARKQETLLDECNEGDFSVVPRLALSLHTQGSLQAQDSLPVLKLTDRLGSFATLWMDYGDQRVIDVLEEPLAYRNTTCEKGYEKDLLETDFIYSPRGTSTYYCPLDKVSKSILFLLECGWTVLDVKGRKIIRQTDKTLDFDLQNQQILVKGKYVYEAFDADVQDVIGAFNRREHFVQLNNPGYTGLLEFSASDSKAFESMEVVAMSVRIKRAHFGLLEDFWKECKKSPLLEKIRSCQESLKDGKPLPDLLPAGHFKAELRHYQSLGFQWLCFLEEFGFSGLLADDMGLGKTVQVLAFLSRIKGPVLIVLPTTLVFHWKREIERFLENTPIYLHQGDARFTDIESFNACSIVITTYAILRIDQLLLSKVFFHIVILDEAQNIKNPDTQTAKAAFSLQAHCKLSLTGTPVENHLRDLWSQFYFLMPGLLPDRKEFEILDPSHLKHIKQMIKPFFLRRKKMEVAKDLPERQEQVVWVEMEPLQKEMYETFLANIRSGLLKKIAVDGIKEHRMEVFEAILRLRQICSHPSLVVSHEYEGGIVGGGKWSALLEDIATVCDEGAKVLVYSQFTAFLKILLKEMQVQKRGVLYLDGATKNREELVTRFQEDPEMQVFLISLKAGGVGLNLTAADYVFLYDPWWNESVENQAIDRAHRIGRKEKVIAKRYVTVESVEEKIMKLKAHKKSLIQEILEDGSEKDKLTEEEWLDLLTSL; from the coding sequence ATGATGTACTGTATAGGTAAACAACAACCGCTTTCGTTTGAATACCTCACAATTCAAATTATACTGCCTGGAAAAAAGAAAAACCTCTATTTTCCTGCATTGATAGAGATGGTAGATGCAAATGAAAAAGAGCTGATCAAAGCTCTTGCTAAGGAAGAAATGAGGTACGCAAGATCCTGCGGTAGAGTGGAATCTAGTGAAACGATTGTATTAAATACGATAAGAATAGAGCGATCAAAAGTAGTATCTCTTCTCAAAGAACTTGCAGCAAGTGGCAAACTCTATTTTGAGGAAAAAAAACTCTATTGTAATTTTTTTTCTCCGGTTGAGTTTTTTTATGAGGGAAAAAATAACGTTCATGCTCAATTTGAAATCTCTGGACACCTATCTTTAGAGAATGAGGTTATGCCTATCATAGCATGTGATCTTATTTTTTTAGGCCCTCCCCACTGGTTTATTTTTAAGAATACATTGCGTTTTATCAAAGGAGAGATGGCGCCTCGTTGGATTTCACAGGTAATAAAAGGACCATGCACCCTCGATGCAAGAAAGCAAGAAACACTTTTGGATGAATGTAATGAAGGGGATTTTTCTGTAGTTCCAAGGCTTGCACTTTCCTTGCACACACAGGGCTCTTTACAAGCACAAGATTCTCTTCCAGTCCTTAAGCTAACAGATCGTTTGGGCTCTTTTGCAACATTATGGATGGATTATGGTGATCAACGAGTCATTGACGTTTTAGAAGAACCTCTGGCATATCGCAATACTACTTGCGAGAAAGGCTATGAGAAAGATCTGTTAGAAACGGACTTTATATATAGTCCAAGAGGGACATCTACTTATTATTGTCCGCTTGATAAAGTATCTAAAAGTATTCTTTTTTTGCTCGAATGTGGCTGGACAGTTTTAGATGTTAAGGGACGTAAAATTATACGACAAACAGATAAAACATTAGACTTTGATCTTCAAAATCAACAAATTTTAGTGAAAGGTAAATACGTTTATGAAGCATTTGATGCAGATGTACAAGATGTTATAGGCGCATTCAACCGAAGAGAGCACTTTGTACAGTTAAATAATCCGGGCTATACGGGATTGCTTGAATTTAGTGCGAGTGATAGTAAAGCTTTTGAGAGCATGGAAGTGGTTGCGATGAGTGTTCGTATAAAGCGCGCGCACTTTGGTCTATTAGAGGATTTTTGGAAGGAATGTAAGAAATCTCCTCTGCTTGAAAAAATAAGAAGCTGTCAGGAGAGCCTTAAAGATGGCAAGCCATTACCAGATCTTTTACCAGCTGGGCATTTTAAAGCAGAATTGCGCCACTACCAAAGTTTAGGTTTTCAGTGGCTTTGTTTTTTAGAAGAGTTTGGCTTCAGTGGACTTTTGGCAGATGATATGGGCCTTGGAAAGACAGTTCAAGTGCTTGCTTTTTTATCTAGAATAAAAGGACCTGTTTTAATTGTTTTGCCAACAACTCTTGTGTTCCATTGGAAGCGTGAGATTGAGAGGTTTTTAGAAAATACTCCCATCTACTTGCACCAAGGAGATGCTCGTTTTACAGACATAGAGTCTTTTAATGCATGCTCTATTGTCATTACAACGTATGCTATTTTGAGGATCGATCAATTACTACTTTCTAAGGTGTTTTTTCACATTGTCATTTTGGATGAAGCTCAAAATATCAAAAATCCTGATACGCAAACTGCAAAAGCTGCATTTTCCTTGCAGGCTCATTGTAAGCTTTCACTTACGGGTACGCCTGTAGAAAACCACCTTCGAGATTTATGGTCGCAGTTTTATTTTTTGATGCCAGGTCTTTTGCCAGATAGAAAAGAGTTTGAAATTTTAGATCCTTCTCATCTCAAGCACATAAAACAGATGATAAAGCCATTTTTTTTGAGGCGTAAAAAAATGGAAGTTGCAAAAGATCTTCCAGAGAGACAGGAACAGGTTGTATGGGTGGAGATGGAACCTTTACAAAAAGAGATGTACGAAACATTTCTTGCAAACATTCGCTCTGGCCTCTTAAAGAAGATCGCGGTGGATGGGATAAAAGAGCATAGAATGGAAGTTTTTGAAGCGATTTTGCGCCTTCGCCAAATTTGCTCTCATCCATCACTTGTTGTATCGCATGAATACGAAGGGGGTATTGTAGGTGGAGGTAAGTGGAGTGCATTACTTGAAGATATTGCCACTGTATGCGATGAGGGAGCTAAAGTATTGGTGTATAGCCAGTTTACAGCCTTTTTAAAAATCCTTTTAAAAGAGATGCAGGTTCAGAAAAGAGGTGTACTCTACTTAGACGGTGCAACAAAAAACCGTGAAGAGCTAGTTACAAGATTTCAAGAGGATCCTGAAATGCAGGTGTTCTTAATTAGTTTGAAGGCAGGAGGTGTTGGCTTAAACCTCACTGCTGCGGACTATGTATTTCTTTATGATCCTTGGTGGAATGAATCGGTAGAAAATCAAGCAATCGACAGAGCTCATCGCATTGGCAGAAAAGAAAAGGTGATTGCTAAGCGATACGTTACGGTAGAGAGCGTTGAAGAAAAAATAATGAAGCTAAAGGCTCATAAGAAAAGCCTTATCCAAGAAATCTTGGAAGATGGGTCAGAAAAGGATAAGCTCACTGAAGAAGAATGGTTAGATTTACTAACTAGTTTATAA
- a CDS encoding rhodanese-related sulfurtransferase yields the protein MTENMTSLSKEYWVLAYYYFTPIENPEDEVRKHKTFFEERDVSGRIYISHQGINGQMSALKEDAYAYMHWMHDDARFKDMEFKVHKHHENAFPKMTVKVRKQLVAMDKDVDLSKRGQPLSAKEWESMLDNRDEDLVLIDTRNNYETRIGYFEGALLPPLETFREFPQFAKELKKTRDPKKTKVLMYCTGGIRCELYSALMMEEGFESVYQLQGGVIKYGLEVGHKHWVGKLFVFDDRLAISVGNEDGSEIIGSCRHCKSLSDTYYNCANMDCNELFLCCLTCLHTHKGCCQESCVHSERLRPYHAEDTHKPFRKKHLYK from the coding sequence ATGACTGAAAATATGACATCCTTATCTAAAGAGTACTGGGTTCTTGCCTATTATTATTTTACGCCCATCGAAAATCCAGAAGATGAAGTTAGAAAGCATAAGACATTTTTTGAAGAGAGAGATGTCAGCGGAAGAATCTACATTTCCCACCAAGGGATTAATGGTCAAATGAGCGCGCTCAAAGAAGATGCCTATGCATATATGCATTGGATGCATGATGATGCTCGCTTTAAAGACATGGAGTTTAAAGTTCATAAACATCATGAGAATGCATTTCCTAAGATGACAGTAAAGGTGCGAAAACAGCTCGTTGCAATGGATAAAGATGTTGATCTTTCAAAAAGAGGTCAGCCCCTTTCTGCAAAGGAGTGGGAAAGTATGCTAGATAATCGAGATGAAGATCTCGTCCTTATTGATACGCGCAACAACTATGAAACAAGGATTGGTTATTTTGAGGGCGCACTACTACCTCCTCTTGAAACATTTCGTGAATTTCCACAATTTGCAAAAGAATTAAAAAAAACAAGAGATCCCAAAAAAACAAAAGTTTTGATGTATTGCACGGGTGGCATTCGCTGCGAGCTTTACTCTGCTCTTATGATGGAAGAAGGCTTTGAGTCCGTTTATCAGTTGCAAGGGGGCGTCATTAAATATGGCTTAGAAGTTGGGCATAAGCACTGGGTTGGGAAATTATTTGTTTTTGATGATCGTCTTGCAATTAGTGTTGGCAATGAGGATGGATCTGAGATTATTGGCTCTTGTCGTCATTGTAAATCGCTTTCTGATACCTATTATAACTGTGCTAATATGGACTGTAATGAGCTTTTCTTATGTTGTCTTACCTGCTTACATACTCACAAGGGGTGTTGCCAGGAAAGTTGCGTTCATTCGGAAAGACTTAGACCCTATCATGCAGAAGATACGCATAAGCCATTTAGAAAAAAACACCTTTATAAATAG
- a CDS encoding MGMT family protein, translating to MNRLTESTFIAKKPAITVLVKTDENNLIIRSDLSININNQFELIFESSYLSKELLDELLSSLFVYATQKKSHFSQHLFFPAKFAPFTTTVYSLMKSLPFGQSLSYQELAEMAGSKQAQRAVGSICKNNPFPLFVPCHRILANKQLLGGFSAGGLDVKKELLAFESIPFIGM from the coding sequence GTGAATCGTCTTACAGAAAGCACTTTTATTGCGAAAAAACCCGCAATTACTGTTCTTGTAAAAACAGATGAAAACAATCTTATTATTCGAAGTGATTTATCTATTAATATTAATAATCAATTCGAATTAATATTCGAGTCATCCTATCTATCAAAAGAGTTGCTCGATGAATTGCTTAGTTCACTTTTTGTTTACGCAACACAAAAGAAAAGCCATTTTTCACAACACCTCTTTTTTCCGGCAAAGTTTGCCCCCTTCACAACAACTGTATATTCTCTGATGAAATCCCTTCCCTTTGGACAATCTCTCTCATACCAAGAGCTTGCAGAAATGGCCGGTAGCAAGCAAGCTCAGCGCGCCGTTGGATCTATATGCAAAAATAATCCCTTTCCCCTCTTTGTTCCTTGTCATAGAATCCTTGCGAATAAGCAACTACTAGGTGGCTTTTCTGCAGGAGGCTTAGATGTAAAAAAAGAGCTCCTTGCTTTTGAAAGTATACCCTTTATTGGCATGTAA